The sequence GGCTTTGGTTCATGTTCGAGAACGAAGCTATAGGAGCGACACGAAGGGTAAAATCCAGGCCCTTAGTGTGTTCAAAGCCAGGCGTCTTGCAGCCACAATGGACACCGATTACCAGGCGGTCCGCGAACATCACCCTCGGTAGCATGAAGTGCAAACGAGTTCAATTCCCGATAGTTCCGGCGTGCGCTCTAACGGTACATAAATCACAAGGTGGTACATTTCCCCAAATTGTGTACCGTTATGACAGAGGACAGGAGCAACAACTTGTATATGTTGGCCTCTCTAGAGTGTCGTCTCTGGAGGGATTGTTTCTGACTAATGCCAAAGATGAATTCAAATTCCACCATGCAAAGGGAAGCGATTCTCCGAAGATGAAGGAACTTCGCACCGAAATGCAGCGTTTGTCAAACCACCGACTAAGCACAATTGCCGATGACATGATGCAATTCGTAGCTGGTAAAGGTACTGGTGTTGTACTAGTGTCAATGAATGTGCAGAGTCTTGGTGCTCATTCACTTGACATCGCTACGGACCATGTACTCACTTCTGGCGATCTTCTGGCGCTTAGCGAAACCTGGCAGGAGGATAATGGAGCATTGTCCGGAATCGCAGGATACACATGTGTTGCCCAAGCCAAGCGCTCTGGAATGCGGGCAGCAGGAGTGGCCATCTTCCAACGCGATGCGGGATCCACTTGTGCGATTGCCCACACAATGAAGAAGCTCAGTGATAGTTACGACGAGCAACTTGGGCTTGCCGACGAATACGGTGACGTGTGCGCTGCGGAGGTGCATGTTATGGGTAGTTTGACGCTCTTGATTTCGCTGTATATTTCACCAGGTAGGATGTGAAATACTTTCGTAAAGTTTAACTTTCTTTATTTAAAATGCCATCTTTTATTCAATAGGTACGACAACCAAGcagaagaaattctttttggcGCGGAACCTTATAATGTACGCGACAATGAGCATGCCCATAGTTGTTACCGGCGACTTCAACATTGATGTATCAAAAGAGGAGAATGCTGAGTTCATCGACTTCATGAAGCAGTACCTCTTCTTGGATTTGGTATCGGACCCTTCGCAATCAACCACTCTTGGTGGAACATGCTTGGATCTTACATTCACGCGAAATATTGGTGCGGACTGTAGGAGATATTGTTCTTACTTTTCATATCATCGACCAATACTTTCGATACTTGCTGCGCCGTCTGGTTAGTTTAACGATATTATAGAAGTAATGACCGTTATACTAATTACCCCGtatattttctttcaactttCATTAGAATCTCAGTTAGAATGAGATGTGGTCGTCATCATCAACTATCCGCAGCCAATCCCATGCCAAATTCGTTTGTTGGGTTCCTTCTGATAGCTCGATCCATATCGGTAATCTTCATCTATGGCCCGGGTCTGACGATAGCGTTTCGTTCGCATCACAACCATTTTCTGCTGCCGGGTATCTCTGCCGGTTGAGGGTCTCGGCCTTCCTCCGGTTGAGCTCTGCCTTGTTCTAGCTTAGACGTGACGCTGTCAACTCGGCGCTACATTTCGGCAATGTCCGATCACCTGGAAGCTGTTCTATTCAACACAGTGTATATGGTATGTTTATTAAAACAAGCAATTTCACAACAATCTATttcaattattcaatttcataaACCTCTTTACAGATATAACAATGTCAATGTTGTAGCTAAATTTCCGGTGCTGCGGTCAACATCGCCTTCAAACCACTAGTACAACAAACGACCCTTCGAAGAAGCACCATCCTCAGAGAACATCCATTCGCAACACTTAAAATGGCTTCATACAAACACAAACCAACggtccttttcagggccaccaaaATTTTTGGCGATAGAGAGAATGTGGCGTACCTGAGTTTATGATAACCTGTTTTGTGTCGCGTATGTGAAGTCCACAAAATTTGTGCAAAACCATGTATTCGGAGGATTTTGCTTGATTTTGCACAAATTTTGTGAACTACTCTGGTCAGTTCAATCGAGATTGATACTCTGCGTATTAGATTGTACTTGGTTGTTTCCTGAATGTCTGAATGTTCTGAGTTAAGAAAATCCCCCTCAATTTGGATTGCGATATCCCTATGCTTGTTGTAGAACGCCTTTCCTCGTGGGAATTTCTGGTTTCAGTGGTGCGGAAGTTATTATTATTGTATAACAATGTCCGAGCAGTTATCCTATTGCGATATTGAAGAAGTGCCTTTCACTCAAGGTAATCGAATCCGGAGCTAGTGTCTCATATACTCATACTTTAATTATACTCATGTTCTAACCAACAAAACCATAATACTTTAGCTAGCACTAATCTCAGAACCATAATCATTTCCAATGCGTATTATGTTATAATAATAtccttacgttgtccaacgtctaccttgcggtcgtgtcttgtacacaacccttctgattttttcgtatgaactgTCAATAAAACAGTTTGCTCGCGGCTGTCATGGGGTGGCTATCTAATGTGTGTTAGTAGAGCTGATTTGACGCTCCAGCTAAATTTGGTACATCCTACTCTTAACCATCCTCAATTTTCTTCTCTGCTTATTTCTGTGGTTTTCTGATACCAAGA comes from Armigeres subalbatus isolate Guangzhou_Male chromosome 2, GZ_Asu_2, whole genome shotgun sequence and encodes:
- the LOC134217722 gene encoding uncharacterized protein LOC134217722 — encoded protein: MGSLTLLISLYISPGTTTKQKKFFLARNLIMYATMSMPIVVTGDFNIDVSKEENAEFIDFMKQYLFLDLVSDPSQSTTLGGTCLDLTFTRNIGADCRRYCSYFSYHRPILSILAAPSESQLE